gcttgtctgtaaagcttttgatttctccattgaatctgaatgagttccttgctgggtagagtaatcttaattgtaggttcttccctttcatcactttaagtatatcatgccactcccttctggcttgtagagtttctgctgagaaatcagttgttaaccttatgggagtttccttgtatgttatttgtcattttacccttgctgctttcaataaatttttttttgtttaatttttgccaatttgattactatgtgtcttggcatgtttctccttaggtttatcctgtatgggactctctgtgtttcctggacttgggtggatatttcctttcccatgttagggaagttttcgagtataatctcttcaaatattttctctggtcctttctctctctcttctccttctggtaccctTATactgcgaatgttgttgtgtttaattttgtcccagatgtctcttaggctgtcttcatttcttttccttcttttttttctattctgttctgcagcagtgaattccaccattctatctgccaggtcacttatccgttcttctgcctcagttattctgctactgattccttctagtgtaattttcatttcagttattgtattgttcatctctgtttttttgtacTTTAATTCCTCTAagtctttgtgaaacatttcttgcatcttcttgatctttgcctccattctttttccaaggtcctggatcatcttcactatcattatcctgaattgtttttctggatggttgcctatctccattgcatttagttgtttttcttagattttatcttgttccttcatctggtacatagccctctgccttttcaccttgtctatctttccgtgaatgtggtttttgttccacaggctacaggactgtagttcttcttgcttctgctgtctgccctctggtggataaggctatctaagaggcttgtgcaagtttcctgatgggagggactggtggtgggtagagctggctgttgctctggtggacagagcccagtaaaactttaatccacttgactgctgatgggtgggattgggtcccctccctgttcgttgtttggcctgaggcaacccaacactggagcctaccaaggctctttggtggggctaatggcagactctgggagggctcataccaaggagtacttcccagaacttctgctgccagtgtccttgtcctcactgtGTGCCAGAGCCACCCCCCACTTtttcaggagaccctccaacactagcaggtaggtctggttcagtgtcccctggggtcactgctccttcccctgggtcccgatgtgcacattactttgtgtgtgccctccttgagtctctgttttccccagtcctgttgttctgcaatcaaatcccgctgcCTTCTaattctgattctctaggaattcctcctcccattgtgggacccccaggttgggaatcctgacgtggggctcacaaccttcactctagtgggtggacttctgtggtataagtgttctccagtttgtgagtcacccacccagcagttatgggatttgattttattgtgaataTGCCCCTCCTacagtctcattgtggcttctcctttgtctttggatgtggggtatcttttctgtgagttccagtgtcccgtcgatgactgttcagcagttagttatgattctggtgttctcgcaagagggagtgaagtcacatccttctactccaccatcttcgAAGacgattttaataaaaatgatctaGGACAACTTTAAGCAGCCTAGTATATCAGGAACCCTTGCAACTGCTACAGGCTTCTTTCCTCCACACTGTTTCCAGACAAGGCTGTGTGCCCTCTAAGGAGCTGCTTCCATATATAGTCCTCAACTATATTATGTTAAAAGACAAAGGTTCCTCCCATTAGGTTAAAAAATCCAACTATAAAATCCACCTATGCTCCAATTATAGAAAACATATCTCCCAAGGCTCCAGGAAAGATTCATAATATATATGGTAAATCCTTTTATCAGTTTTCCTACCACGTGTGTGTCACGGCGAGGTGTCCCTTACTTCTCTTCAAGGCAGAGCAGCTCCATCCTCAGCTCTTATCTCCTATGCTTAGACACTAGTGCATTTTATTTCATCCTACACCTTTAATTACCACTCTCCATCACTTTCTGCCTTCCagaaatttgttaaaaatttcttctctgggcttcccttgtggtgcaatggggtttccctggtggtgcagtggttaagaatcaacctgccaatgcaggggacacagattcgagccctggtccaggaagatcccacatgtcgcagagcaactaagcccgtgcgccgcaactactgagcctgcactctagagcctgcgtgccacaactactgagcctgagtgctacaactactgaagcccgcacgcctagagcccatgctccgcaacgaggagccaccacaatgagaagcctgcatgccacaacaaaaatagcccccgctcactgcaactaaagaaagcctgcacacagcaacgaggacccaatgcagccaaaaataaataaataaataaataaatttattaaaaacgaAAAGTTTATTCTCCACTCATGGCTCTGTACCATTCtctttgctttgggttttttcccccatgttttaCTCTTTTACTATCATTTTAATGAGATTTTGCAAAATAAAGGAGATAAAAGCACCATCATCTTAGCCAGttacatttcatattttatctatttttgctaTTTGTATTCTGTTCaacaaaagtatttatttttcatgcataAGGAAGAAGTCACATATTTTATTTGTGGTGTTTTTTAGGGGGAGcaatgtctttctatttatttccatATACTTATAGTTTAAATTTTCATGCACTTACCATTgtgaatttagaaatatttatgtaGGTCATCATTAAAGATCATATTACTTTCACTTATTTAGTGCATTCAGAGAATATACGCAACTTATATTCTTTCAGgatacatttacttttttctagTTCAAACTGATACTATTTTATTCACATAGTGTTCATGTGTTTATACCAAGTTGAGCTAATATATTCTAAATAGGTTTAACTGAAGATCTTGCTATTCAATATAGATAATGCCACAAAGACTTCTGATTTGCTCAGTTTAACAGGTCTTAGGAAGTTATAAAGTaattcctttatataaaatatataaagatgttaTCACATCtagtttcttcaaaaaagaagaaaaaaatatattcggTTTAGGTTTCATGAAAAGCTGGAGATTACTAAATGTGTAGTTATCACTGAAGCAATAGCACAAAATATAATGTTATCGTTCATCATCTTTCTAACTGCATGGCTTAGTATTCTGCCCGTTACAAATTATTCTTATGAGGAACACACATAGAGAAAAATGAGGCAAGATAAGCCCTAAGTTACAATTAGTTTTGTCCTTTATTTGCTTTGGGGATCTGTTCTTTCCCTTCCAAACATACAGGAACTGACAGGCACTAAGTAGAAATTTATCAGTCCTAAGGATAGGCAGAGGAGGATCTAAGAAACATGGGCCATatggaacaatttttttaaagtaaaaaaagaacacaaagaaaagagGAGTATAAATGGATAGGAAAATTTCTTTGTTTAGACCAAAAGTCAACATTTACAGGCAGTCATATTGCCTTTCACAATGTGTACGATAAATCACTTTTAAATTATTCTGTTGTAAAAATCTCACAAAATGCCtgggtttctttttggtttaGACTTTGGCATTTATAAAGTCCAAGCTTTTCCTAAGATTTTATTCATAGATAGagtgataaaaatataatttttcaagaaAGTCACTAGTTTTTTAtcatgtattacattaattgatacTCTACATCTTTCACTGCATGGGACTACAGGGTATGAGGGCTTGAGTTTTGTGGGGGGTTTTCCCTGTATCTTTAGGGCTGCCCTATCAGGCTTGCACAAGGCATTTACCTTTCAAAACTCTACATCTTTTAGGTAGATtgtgattacattttttttattatattctataaatataattttcacagGAGCTGCTCATTTACCAATACAAACTGAAAATCGACTTAACAAGAGTTCTTTCTGGCTTGCATAAGTAGTCCAAAGTCTCAAAGCATGAGCAGAGAGGGTCAGGTGAGGGGAAGCTGATGATCAGGTAAACAGCATCATGGAAAATTTAATTTTGCTGACTTCTTTACTTAGAAGCAGCAGCTGGACTGGTATAATGATAATGACGTTCCTCATTTATCTCTTTCCAGATTGTATAAataatttcccattttaaaattccACACTTTAGATTTAGAGCACTGAAAAAGCAACTACTCATGTTTCAAATTATAGTTAAATGCATAGCATCCCACATGAATGATCATTTATTCAGAATGTGGTATTAATtctatttgctttgttttaggaTTCCTTTCTTTGCTCTTGGTATAAGTATGTGTGTTGGAATTATTGCCATGTTCACCCAACATGTTCATGTTACTCTAATTTCAGCATGTGGCAAACTGATGAAAATCACAGGCCCAGTTACAGTCAAGACATCTGGAACCCGATTTGGCGCTTGGATGACAGATCCCTTagcatctgaaaaaaataacagagtaTGTTGCTTCCTCAAATGCCTTTGcttagaattatgttttatttaagctTTATGCCTACTAGACTATCCATTATTTTTCAGGGATATTAGTTTCAACTTGAAAAGTGTtacactgtttgcaaatattttcagtttGATGATATTAACATATCTACAGATACATGGCAAACTTATTTTAGTAAAATGTTCTATCCTATAATTCATCAGTATAGTGAGTCTAATTTTTTATTGGTTATTACTGTTTTATTCTTGAAAAGGGCTAGTTACAAGTATACAAATTTTTCTGTACATTCCTTCTAGAATTTGCTCCTTAGTGtgaaaaaaaaactaagtaaGTAAAAAAGCTCAAGAGCTACCCAATTCACTAAACAAGCTAAAATATACCTAGAATCTAGgggtaattttaaagaaaacagcatAGAGGGTATTTGGCAATGCCTCTATTATGAAAATCAATATACTAGAGACTTATCATAGCTCCATCTATGTTCTATTACAGAACTCAGTACACATTAGGATTTTCAAGGGTTACATCCAAGCAAGTTTAGTAGCTAAGttagtaaaattatttcattaaaaggtGGTTGTACCTATAAGCTGATCCAATGAACAAGCATTACTAGAAGGTTGTTatccataaaggaaaaataagttgAATGCTCAAAATTAAGCCATATATTTTTCAGAGCAAGGgatggaataaataaattttctgaacGTGATATTTTTTGCAGTTATTACTAATCAAATTGATCAGGTAAATGAAAAAAGTGATGTGATTTGCATTGATATATGTTTGATTCACTCAGTGATATGCACTGAAtggtaaaaaatttttaaaacaacaaaaaaagaaaggacaaaaagcAAATCAACTTCAAGGCAGTACATTTAGTTGTTTCCTTTCCACACAGACCATGTCACTATCTTTGCCAAAGCCTGCAGTACTATCAAACTGCAACAGGTAAGTGGTAAGAGAATCTTCCAGAGCCTGAGAATGACGATATTAATATGTGCTGATTCTCACTGTCTTTATTTTGGAATTCTCAAAAAAGTACAGAAtttaattacttcattttttccttcttcccaggtTTGGTACATGGACAGTTATACTAACAATAAAATTGTCCGTGAGTACAAATCAATTGCAGACTTTGTCAGCGGGGCCGAATCAAGGACATACAACCTCCCGTTCAAATGGGCAGGAACTAACCATGTTGTCTACAATGGCTCACTCTATTTTAACAAGTATCAGAGTAACATCATCATCAAATACAGCTTTGATATGGGGAGAGTGCTTGCCCAAAGAAGCCTGGAGTATGCTGGTTTTCACAACGTTTACCCTTACACATGGGGTGGGTTCTCTGACATCGACCTAATGGCTGATGAAATCGGGCTGTGGGCTGTGTATGCAACTAACCAGAATGCAGGCAATATTGTCATCAGCCAACTTAACAAAGATACCTTGGAGGTAATGAAGAGCTGGAGCACTGGCTATCCCAAGAGAAGTGCGGGGGAATCCTTCATGATCTGTGGGACACTGTATGTCACCAACTCCCACTTAACTGGAGCCAAGGTGTATTATTCCTATTCCACCAAAACCTCCACATATGAGTACACGGACATTCCCTTTCATAACCAATACTTTCACATATCCATGCTTGACTACAATGCAAGAGATAGAGCTCTTTATGCCTGGAACAATGGTCACCAGGTCCTATTCAATGTCACCCTTTTCCACATCATTAAGACTGAGGATGACACATAAGCAAATGCAATTTGTGTTCATTGATCTAACAGTGTCATCTGTGATAAACTCTATAGGACCCcttctggtttttctttataataactTTCATCATTTCTCCAAAGCATTTTTTGTTATAAAGTTGG
The sequence above is drawn from the Tursiops truncatus isolate mTurTru1 chromosome 1, mTurTru1.mat.Y, whole genome shotgun sequence genome and encodes:
- the OLFM3 gene encoding noelin-3 isoform X2, with the translated sequence MSLPLLKLGAVLSTMAMISNWMSQTLPSLVGLNTTRLSTPDTLTQISPKEGWQVYSSAQDPDGRCICTVVAPEQNLCSRDAKSRQLRQLLEKVQNMSQSIEVLNLRTQRDFQYVLKMETQMKGLKVKFRQIEDDRKTLMTKHFQELKEKMDELLPLIPVLEQYKTDAKLITQFKEEIRNLSAVLTGIQEEIGAYDYEELHQRVLSLETRLRDCMKKLTCGKLMKITGPVTVKTSGTRFGAWMTDPLASEKNNRVWYMDSYTNNKIVREYKSIADFVSGAESRTYNLPFKWAGTNHVVYNGSLYFNKYQSNIIIKYSFDMGRVLAQRSLEYAGFHNVYPYTWGGFSDIDLMADEIGLWAVYATNQNAGNIVISQLNKDTLEVMKSWSTGYPKRSAGESFMICGTLYVTNSHLTGAKVYYSYSTKTSTYEYTDIPFHNQYFHISMLDYNARDRALYAWNNGHQVLFNVTLFHIIKTEDDT
- the OLFM3 gene encoding noelin-3 isoform X1, giving the protein MSLPLLKLGAVLSTMAMISNWMSQTLPSLVGLNTTRLSTPDTLVSHSGGFGRLGKADSSLPSNPKEGWQVYSSAQDPDGRCICTVVAPEQNLCSRDAKSRQLRQLLEKVQNMSQSIEVLNLRTQRDFQYVLKMETQMKGLKVKFRQIEDDRKTLMTKHFQELKEKMDELLPLIPVLEQYKTDAKLITQFKEEIRNLSAVLTGIQEEIGAYDYEELHQRVLSLETRLRDCMKKLTCGKLMKITGPVTVKTSGTRFGAWMTDPLASEKNNRVWYMDSYTNNKIVREYKSIADFVSGAESRTYNLPFKWAGTNHVVYNGSLYFNKYQSNIIIKYSFDMGRVLAQRSLEYAGFHNVYPYTWGGFSDIDLMADEIGLWAVYATNQNAGNIVISQLNKDTLEVMKSWSTGYPKRSAGESFMICGTLYVTNSHLTGAKVYYSYSTKTSTYEYTDIPFHNQYFHISMLDYNARDRALYAWNNGHQVLFNVTLFHIIKTEDDT